One stretch of Marinobacterium iners DNA includes these proteins:
- a CDS encoding deoxyguanosinetriphosphate triphosphohydrolase — protein MIVNWCHLLSTQRYGHTEVEPDEVGRSHFHKDHDRIIFSSAFRRLGRKTQVHPFALNDHIHTRLTHSMEVGSVGRSLGIRVGELIVDELPPWVTPHDLGMIVQSACLAHDIGNPPFGHAGEYAIRDWFSHHQDDVRLEPLSELELMDLQVFEGNAQGFRVVTRIENHLFDGGLRLTFPTLGTLLKYPWGVEHAGPRGKFSAFCSERDILNALGRDLGLVLQVDGRWCRHPLAYVLEAADDICYAILDLEDAIELHILSFEDVKQILLQLCGDLEFDDKIFASHASARRKISALRGKAMENMVNSVVQVFARQYSAIMAGTYTGELLLDGDPMVREGINTAKCVARERVFPDTRKAELEVGAYTTLGILLEAFMDAVYEQYCKGRGGLGYRSQKIISLMGIHAPAADWSLYDSYRRALDFISGMTDNYASYLARQIGGVGL, from the coding sequence TTGATAGTGAATTGGTGTCACTTATTATCAACACAGCGCTATGGCCATACTGAAGTAGAACCTGACGAAGTTGGACGTTCGCATTTCCATAAGGACCACGATCGCATCATCTTCTCTAGTGCGTTTCGCAGGCTCGGACGCAAGACTCAGGTTCACCCCTTTGCCCTCAATGATCATATCCACACCCGCCTGACTCATTCGATGGAAGTCGGCAGTGTGGGGCGCAGCCTCGGTATTCGTGTGGGTGAGCTGATTGTAGATGAGTTGCCGCCTTGGGTCACACCACATGACCTGGGCATGATTGTCCAGTCGGCATGTTTGGCACACGATATAGGTAACCCACCTTTTGGGCATGCCGGCGAGTATGCCATTCGTGACTGGTTCAGTCACCATCAGGATGATGTGCGCCTGGAGCCACTGTCTGAGCTGGAACTGATGGACTTGCAAGTGTTCGAGGGCAATGCCCAGGGTTTTCGGGTGGTAACCCGCATTGAGAACCATCTGTTTGATGGCGGCTTGCGCCTGACATTTCCGACACTGGGAACGTTGCTGAAATACCCTTGGGGGGTTGAACATGCAGGACCGCGCGGCAAGTTCAGTGCGTTCTGTTCAGAGCGCGATATTCTGAATGCACTGGGGCGTGATCTTGGGCTGGTGCTTCAAGTTGACGGGCGTTGGTGCCGTCATCCTCTTGCCTATGTGCTGGAGGCTGCGGATGATATCTGCTATGCCATTCTGGATCTTGAGGACGCCATCGAGTTGCACATCCTGAGCTTTGAGGATGTAAAACAGATTTTGCTGCAGTTGTGCGGTGATCTTGAGTTTGATGATAAGATTTTTGCATCTCACGCTTCGGCCCGGCGCAAAATTTCGGCCTTGCGCGGCAAGGCGATGGAAAACATGGTCAACTCGGTGGTGCAGGTGTTTGCGCGCCAGTATTCGGCAATCATGGCGGGCACTTACACGGGCGAGCTTCTGCTGGACGGCGACCCGATGGTGCGTGAAGGCATCAATACGGCCAAGTGCGTTGCCCGTGAACGGGTATTTCCCGATACTCGCAAGGCTGAGCTGGAAGTGGGTGCTTACACCACGTTGGGTATTCTGCTGGAGGCGTTCATGGATGCGGTGTATGAGCAGTACTGCAAGGGCCGCGGAGGGCTGGGCTATCGCAGCCAGAAGATCATCAGCCTGATGGGTATTCATGCCCCTGCAGCGGACTGGTCCCTGTATGACAGCTACCGCCGTGCGCTGGATTTTATCTCCGGTATGACCGATAACTACGCCAGCTACCTGGCACGCCAGATTGGTGGTGTGGGGCTTTAG
- the lnt gene encoding apolipoprotein N-acyltransferase — protein MFYKSLFVIVAGASTALAFSPFNLFLLSLVGPVVLYFVTRDTATRVVVLFFGLFSVSFYLSGAHWIFIPLIKKSNSNFISLLLFTLFIAVLVLHFSFFGYIYSVLSRLFRFYPILFGLAWGGIELSREFIFSGFPWLSIGFSWVDSPFSSLLGFLGVWGVSVFLVVFSVFTINCLVHGNIVQAAWAGMIFIIIYSVSELSISRIYYDQKIKVAMIQPGILSDEKDDNRFYERTHDLIMRSEEFIGFDIIVWPETALPRYGKVRSLMDPFRKTLNSNRTALLSGFVYRGNVGFETVSHNSIGLFSMGDSVYHKVKLIEIFEKKPKNQLIKNWLKSFGFNNDFRKSDTNIEYFNVAGLNIAPFICYEIAFTIYSHDAYSESDLIVNVVNDGWFNNTIEPYQHLQIARARALESGRWIIRSANDGVSAFIEPNGNIYASLGRDHPGALMADIHLYRDNNLYSTFGFLNILLVLVFFVFIIWFFKLE, from the coding sequence GTGTTTTATAAATCACTGTTTGTTATTGTGGCCGGAGCCTCAACAGCTCTGGCTTTTTCTCCTTTTAATCTGTTTCTTTTATCACTTGTTGGCCCCGTTGTTCTTTATTTCGTGACTCGTGATACCGCCACTCGAGTTGTGGTTTTGTTTTTTGGTCTATTCTCAGTTTCATTTTATTTATCCGGTGCTCATTGGATATTTATCCCACTTATAAAAAAATCAAATAGTAATTTTATTTCATTGTTATTATTTACTCTATTTATTGCTGTATTAGTATTACACTTCTCTTTTTTTGGTTACATCTACTCGGTATTGTCAAGGTTATTCAGGTTTTATCCTATTCTATTTGGTCTGGCATGGGGTGGGATAGAGTTGTCACGAGAGTTCATTTTTAGTGGGTTTCCATGGTTGAGCATAGGTTTTTCATGGGTTGATAGTCCGTTCAGTTCACTTCTTGGATTTTTGGGAGTGTGGGGTGTAAGTGTTTTTTTGGTGGTTTTTTCGGTCTTTACAATTAATTGCCTAGTTCATGGAAATATAGTTCAGGCCGCATGGGCAGGAATGATTTTTATTATTATATACAGTGTTTCGGAGCTGAGTATTTCGAGAATTTATTATGATCAGAAAATAAAAGTTGCTATGATACAGCCGGGTATTTTGAGTGATGAGAAGGACGATAATAGGTTTTATGAAAGAACTCATGATCTAATTATGCGGTCAGAGGAGTTTATAGGTTTTGATATTATCGTTTGGCCTGAAACGGCTTTACCTCGTTATGGGAAAGTCAGGAGTTTAATGGATCCTTTTAGGAAAACTCTTAATTCAAATAGAACCGCGCTTTTAAGTGGTTTTGTATACAGAGGTAATGTTGGCTTTGAGACTGTCTCTCACAATAGTATTGGACTGTTTTCTATGGGTGATAGTGTTTATCATAAAGTCAAATTAATTGAAATATTTGAAAAAAAACCAAAGAATCAATTAATTAAAAATTGGTTAAAAAGTTTTGGTTTTAATAACGATTTTAGAAAGTCCGATACTAATATCGAATATTTCAATGTTGCTGGATTAAATATTGCTCCTTTTATTTGTTATGAAATTGCATTTACAATTTATTCACATGATGCTTACTCTGAGTCAGATCTGATCGTTAATGTTGTAAATGATGGGTGGTTTAATAATACAATCGAGCCATATCAGCATTTACAAATTGCCCGGGCGAGAGCACTTGAGTCAGGTCGATGGATCATTAGATCGGCTAACGATGGTGTTTCTGCTTTTATAGAGCCAAATGGTAATATATATGCCTCACTTGGCAGAGATCACCCCGGGGCTTTGATGGCTGATATTCATTTATATAGAGATAATAATCTGTATAGTACTTTTGGTTTTTTAAATATATTATTGGTTTTGGTTTTTTTTGTTTTTATTATATGGTTTTTTAAGTTAGAGTGA
- a CDS encoding methylenetetrahydrofolate reductase yields the protein MSDTLQHKFADPHRSVCFVGTTPPKASTEEMQMQEIAERLLARLDTLEYDGLIVYDIQDESSRIDTPRPFPYMETRDPRDYSRLLSQKSGKPIITYKSVAQRDRADFEHWLEQSWNEYGVRNLVLVGSPSSEGDIKLSLSEAYTTLQEHQHPFHLGGVTIAERHSVKGNEHERLLGKMGNGCEFFVSQAVYNAQATIDLLTSYARSCKEKGLTPQRIILTFTPCGSAKTLEFMQWLGISVPEATRYRILDAEKPLAESIRICQNNLEQILDACLPLGLPLGLNIESLTNRKTEIDASIQLYQLLKATLDLRLAERQLCHNL from the coding sequence ATGAGCGATACCCTGCAACATAAATTTGCCGACCCTCACCGCAGCGTCTGTTTTGTGGGCACCACCCCACCCAAGGCCAGCACCGAGGAGATGCAGATGCAGGAGATCGCCGAACGCCTGCTGGCCAGGTTGGACACACTGGAGTATGACGGCCTGATCGTCTACGACATCCAGGACGAGAGCAGCCGCATTGACACGCCGCGCCCCTTTCCCTACATGGAAACCCGCGACCCGCGTGACTATTCGCGTCTGCTCAGCCAGAAAAGCGGCAAACCGATCATCACCTACAAAAGCGTTGCCCAACGTGATCGCGCCGATTTTGAACACTGGCTGGAACAAAGCTGGAATGAGTACGGTGTGCGCAACCTGGTACTGGTGGGCAGCCCCTCATCTGAAGGCGACATCAAGCTGTCATTGAGTGAGGCCTATACCACCCTGCAGGAACACCAGCATCCGTTTCATCTGGGTGGTGTGACCATTGCCGAACGCCACTCGGTAAAGGGCAACGAACATGAACGCCTGCTGGGCAAGATGGGTAACGGCTGTGAGTTTTTCGTGTCGCAGGCAGTATACAATGCACAGGCCACCATCGACCTGCTCACCTCCTATGCCCGCAGCTGCAAGGAAAAGGGCCTGACACCACAGCGCATCATTCTGACATTCACTCCCTGCGGTAGTGCCAAGACGCTGGAGTTCATGCAGTGGCTGGGCATTTCAGTACCCGAGGCCACCCGCTACCGCATTCTGGATGCGGAAAAGCCGCTGGCAGAATCGATTCGCATCTGCCAGAACAATCTGGAACAGATTCTGGATGCCTGTCTGCCACTGGGCCTGCCACTAGGGTTAAACATTGAAAGCCTGACCAACCGCAAGACCGAAATCGATGCCTCAATCCAGCTGTATCAGCTGCTCAAGGCAACGCTCGATCTGAGACTGGCAGAACGACAACTCTGCCATAACCTGTAA
- a CDS encoding DUF1285 domain-containing protein, with the protein MSTTFDPAQLGQQLKGEAEIPPLEKWNPAFCGDIDMRIAADGRWFYEGSPIGREAMIRMFARVLWREGDKYFLKTPVEKVGIQVDDVPFFVTQVEHQTGKKGLELIFITSTGDRVRADAEHPIRVKTDSKSGKPSPYLMIRFGMEGKLSRNLFYQLVELARMVETSRGTELVVDSAGEIFSLGRL; encoded by the coding sequence ATGAGTACAACGTTTGACCCCGCACAGCTGGGCCAGCAACTGAAAGGCGAGGCTGAGATCCCACCGCTGGAAAAGTGGAACCCTGCGTTCTGTGGGGATATTGATATGCGAATCGCGGCGGATGGGCGCTGGTTTTACGAGGGCTCGCCTATTGGGCGCGAGGCGATGATCAGAATGTTTGCACGTGTGCTCTGGCGGGAAGGGGACAAGTATTTTCTGAAGACACCGGTCGAGAAGGTCGGCATTCAGGTGGATGACGTGCCCTTTTTTGTAACTCAGGTGGAGCATCAAACGGGTAAGAAAGGGCTGGAGCTGATCTTTATCACCTCAACCGGCGACCGGGTGCGGGCTGATGCCGAACACCCGATACGGGTCAAGACCGATTCAAAAAGCGGCAAGCCTTCACCCTATCTGATGATTCGCTTCGGTATGGAAGGCAAGCTGTCACGCAATCTGTTCTACCAGTTGGTGGAATTGGCTCGTATGGTGGAGACCTCGCGCGGTACTGAGTTGGTGGTGGACAGTGCCGGCGAGATATTCAGTCTGGGGCGCCTGTAG
- a CDS encoding magnesium transporter, translated as MSDDISQHIDQMIRHDDNPGGQPLPESFEALEPDQIALLLESLPLDARQHAWEHVPAELHADVLVAMRGEARESLLHHFDSATLDQLISDLDAETLIELAESLPEEVVDIALARMDDKQRTHYEQSARYDDNAIGRYVDHELLILPHNSRVRDAQRLLRRAVPAYTEHLWLVDRTGRYTGAVPITALFSAASHLPLTELCDSDLEPLQAKTELKEAADRFELAAVAALPVVGDNGLLLGRMPQRLSTEILHETYEAQLMATAGLNEEEDLFAPVMRSSRRRATWLGINLLTAFLASWTIGLFEGTLEQIVALAVLMPVVASMGGIAGSQTLTLIIRGLALGQITTANMMPLLKKELSVGGLNGVLWALVIGVVASLWFSSAAIGVVIALAIVINIAAAALSGVLIPVVLERFKIDPALSGSVILTTVTDVVGFVAFLGLGTLLLL; from the coding sequence ATGAGTGACGACATCAGCCAGCACATAGACCAGATGATCCGCCACGATGACAACCCCGGCGGGCAGCCTCTGCCTGAGTCGTTTGAAGCGCTGGAACCGGATCAGATCGCGCTGCTGCTGGAATCACTGCCACTGGATGCACGTCAGCATGCCTGGGAGCATGTACCGGCAGAACTGCATGCCGATGTACTGGTTGCCATGCGTGGCGAGGCACGCGAGAGCCTGCTGCATCACTTCGACAGCGCCACTCTGGATCAACTGATTTCGGACCTGGATGCCGAAACGCTGATAGAGCTGGCCGAGTCTCTGCCTGAAGAAGTAGTGGATATCGCGCTGGCGCGCATGGATGACAAACAGCGCACGCATTATGAACAGAGCGCCCGTTACGACGACAACGCCATTGGGCGCTATGTGGACCATGAACTGCTCATACTGCCGCACAACAGCCGCGTACGAGACGCTCAACGGCTGCTGCGGCGTGCGGTGCCGGCATATACCGAACACCTCTGGCTGGTAGACCGTACCGGCCGCTATACCGGTGCCGTTCCGATCACCGCCCTGTTCAGCGCGGCCTCACACCTGCCGCTGACAGAGCTGTGCGATTCTGATCTGGAGCCACTTCAAGCCAAAACCGAGCTAAAAGAGGCCGCCGACCGCTTTGAACTGGCGGCCGTAGCCGCACTGCCGGTGGTGGGTGACAACGGCCTGCTGTTGGGTCGCATGCCGCAGCGCCTGAGCACAGAAATTCTTCATGAAACCTACGAAGCCCAGTTGATGGCTACAGCGGGCCTTAATGAGGAAGAAGACCTTTTTGCGCCGGTAATGCGCAGTTCACGCCGCCGCGCAACCTGGCTGGGCATCAACCTACTCACCGCCTTTCTGGCCTCCTGGACCATTGGCCTGTTTGAAGGCACGCTGGAGCAGATCGTGGCCCTGGCCGTCCTGATGCCTGTCGTGGCTTCAATGGGCGGCATCGCCGGCAGCCAGACGCTGACATTGATTATTCGCGGCCTGGCACTGGGGCAGATCACCACCGCCAACATGATGCCACTGCTGAAAAAGGAGCTCAGTGTAGGCGGCCTGAACGGTGTGCTTTGGGCACTGGTCATAGGGGTGGTGGCGTCGCTGTGGTTCAGCAGCGCCGCCATTGGTGTCGTCATTGCTCTGGCGATTGTAATCAACATCGCCGCTGCCGCGCTCTCGGGTGTTCTGATCCCGGTGGTACTCGAACGCTTCAAGATCGACCCGGCCCTGTCAGGCTCGGTCATCCTGACCACCGTGACCGACGTGGTGGGATTTGTGGCTTTTTTGGGACTGGGAACGCTGTTGTTACTGTGA
- a CDS encoding YaeQ family protein, whose amino-acid sequence MAQNATVFRVHLQIADMDRHHYSDYSHTLARHPSETDLRMMVRLLGFMLRADERLEFTRGLCVDDEPDLWRKSYSDEIELWIDTGLPSEKRIRKACNRSKQVLLLVYGTDQAVNPWWSGLQGQVGRFDNLEVLRIPPQQSDALAALAERGMHLNCTIQDGQVWISGDHGEVTIDPEKWLP is encoded by the coding sequence ATGGCTCAAAACGCAACCGTATTCAGGGTGCACCTGCAGATTGCCGATATGGATCGGCACCACTATTCCGATTACAGCCACACCCTGGCGCGGCACCCCTCCGAAACCGACCTGCGCATGATGGTGCGACTGCTGGGGTTCATGCTGCGTGCTGATGAACGGCTTGAGTTTACCCGTGGCCTGTGTGTTGATGACGAGCCTGACCTGTGGCGGAAAAGTTACTCTGACGAGATCGAACTGTGGATCGATACCGGTTTGCCCAGTGAAAAGCGTATTCGCAAGGCGTGTAACCGCTCAAAGCAGGTTCTGCTGTTGGTGTACGGAACCGACCAGGCGGTGAACCCCTGGTGGTCAGGGTTACAGGGGCAGGTAGGGCGCTTTGATAACCTTGAAGTGCTGCGTATTCCGCCACAGCAGAGCGACGCACTCGCCGCACTGGCTGAGCGCGGTATGCACCTGAATTGCACTATTCAGGATGGGCAGGTCTGGATCAGTGGTGACCATGGTGAGGTCACCATTGACCCCGAAAAGTGGCTACCCTGA
- a CDS encoding translation initiation factor Sui1 → MASLRDQPSGLVYSTESGRHCPACGEPEAQCKCDDLSEAERLAALDGVVRIRRETSGRKGKGVTTITGVPLSSAELKTLAKKLKQRCGTGGAVKEGVIEIQGDHRETLKAALEAEGYKVKAAGG, encoded by the coding sequence ATGGCAAGTCTACGTGACCAGCCCAGTGGGCTGGTATATTCAACTGAAAGCGGTCGACATTGCCCTGCCTGTGGCGAGCCGGAAGCGCAGTGCAAGTGCGATGATCTGAGTGAGGCTGAGCGACTGGCGGCACTGGATGGTGTGGTACGCATTCGGCGCGAGACCAGCGGCCGCAAGGGCAAAGGTGTGACCACCATCACGGGTGTGCCGTTGTCGAGTGCAGAGCTGAAAACGCTGGCGAAAAAGCTAAAGCAGCGTTGCGGTACCGGCGGCGCAGTGAAAGAGGGGGTGATCGAGATTCAGGGAGATCATCGTGAAACGTTGAAAGCGGCGCTGGAAGCTGAGGGCTATAAGGTCAAAGCTGCTGGTGGTTGA
- a CDS encoding aspartyl protease family protein, whose translation MKSYWVFASLIVSFQPAFGDVYHYVDERGRKVYVDRKSEIPQRYREQVQTIGSVEARTKPISIDLQSVEGQVDEAFNEGLAHQQIGELKSFMDSLVTPVLIQGNSVFVPVRLYYGNQMIRVNLLLDTGASRTVLHDDAIADLSIVKRSGSQARVAGGGVIDTRDVAFSRMEVGPYKPENTMLSVIHNHDAGSRFDGLLGMDFLRGIEFDVDFENSRIVWQKSDYDKAAGDIQQLEALIQRVQAARNDALNGSSKQR comes from the coding sequence ATGAAATCTTATTGGGTATTCGCTAGTTTGATAGTCAGTTTTCAACCCGCATTTGGTGACGTATATCATTATGTTGATGAGAGAGGGCGGAAGGTTTATGTGGATCGAAAAAGTGAAATTCCACAACGATATCGTGAGCAAGTTCAAACCATAGGTTCGGTTGAAGCTCGTACTAAACCTATAAGTATCGATCTCCAATCGGTTGAAGGTCAGGTAGATGAAGCCTTTAATGAAGGCCTCGCACATCAACAAATAGGTGAATTGAAAAGTTTTATGGATAGCCTTGTAACTCCTGTATTAATTCAGGGTAACTCGGTGTTTGTTCCTGTGCGCTTGTATTATGGCAACCAAATGATTCGGGTTAATCTATTACTGGACACTGGTGCTTCTAGAACAGTGCTTCATGATGATGCGATTGCTGATTTGTCTATTGTAAAGCGATCAGGCAGTCAGGCTCGTGTAGCAGGTGGTGGAGTTATTGATACCCGTGACGTTGCTTTCAGCCGTATGGAAGTTGGCCCCTATAAGCCAGAGAATACCATGTTGAGTGTTATTCACAATCATGATGCTGGCTCAAGATTTGATGGCCTGCTGGGTATGGATTTTCTTCGGGGAATTGAGTTTGACGTTGACTTTGAGAATAGCAGGATTGTTTGGCAGAAAAGTGATTATGACAAAGCCGCTGGAGATATTCAGCAGCTTGAAGCCCTCATTCAGAGGGTCCAGGCTGCTAGAAATGATGCGTTGAATGGATCATCAAAGCAGAGGTGA
- a CDS encoding type IV pilin protein, translating into MMKYRAAGFTLIEVLIAVLIIGILASIAYPAYLQYVESGRRKSATSCLSELAQYMEQAYARTFSYSVALPLNETSCDNDLQLFYSFQFAQGQPTQTTYNIQAVPVGAQSGDACGTLSLNQAGQTTPTTSGCQW; encoded by the coding sequence ATGATGAAGTATAGAGCGGCGGGTTTCACGCTAATTGAGGTTCTGATAGCAGTTCTGATTATAGGTATTCTTGCATCTATAGCATATCCTGCCTATTTGCAGTATGTCGAAAGCGGACGACGTAAATCTGCAACAAGTTGCCTTTCTGAGCTTGCACAGTATATGGAGCAAGCTTATGCGCGGACGTTTTCTTATTCTGTAGCATTACCTTTAAATGAAACATCTTGTGACAATGACTTACAGTTATTCTATTCATTCCAGTTTGCTCAAGGGCAACCTACGCAGACTACATATAATATTCAAGCTGTACCCGTCGGTGCTCAATCAGGTGACGCGTGTGGTACATTGTCGCTTAACCAAGCAGGTCAAACGACTCCTACAACTTCAGGCTGTCAGTGGTAG
- a CDS encoding PglL family O-oligosaccharyltransferase — translation MNRAFLLIVFLLTLLPLIYFPNPGHDALLIPFNIFLWEIAAASIFFAGLYIYKHQVLVLPRHTMLILALPVGMVVSGFITGLDRPVDWMFRLATILMGLLFFFSLFQFQANRRTLDNAVYIILGGLLLNGVIAFLQTLPGRPLFGLIPHPETPRAVGVFMQPNILASVMVIGVVLSLYQLSTPGFNQRSLLLKTLTLTTLFVCSFIVMITGSRIGLVALVLSVPLVVAARFTLLRRTPVKALLAVALLVLGTGSGIATSDGFWKATSKLEQLADEGRDARPHLYRIAWDLYTDKPLAGHGIGSFQRVFHDRAAEYLEARGGEPLIGHARFSHPHNELLFWAIEGGSLALLGIVAILSATLMQLYRLGWQRGGAMLAILLPITLHTQVELPFYSSMYHWLLFLFLGFLVFRPLQRYRWLNWPSAALIPIPAATTALLLATVMFCTTTFGTSRDLTRFLLYKEINLDELRAAQDNLYFNEFATMLTLKALLNQDLTQGTQHWTQIYIDWIETYLLHTPETSSFHDLALAYHHLGMTGNAEATIERGLYLFPQHPVISSSYQKLEEREPLLAASTPEGSQAQ, via the coding sequence GTGAACCGTGCCTTTTTGTTGATTGTTTTCCTGCTAACGCTACTTCCACTAATCTATTTTCCCAATCCGGGACATGATGCTCTGCTGATTCCGTTCAATATTTTCTTGTGGGAAATTGCAGCAGCCTCGATATTTTTTGCAGGCCTCTACATCTACAAACACCAGGTGCTGGTGCTGCCGCGCCACACAATGCTTATTCTGGCCTTGCCTGTTGGCATGGTGGTCAGCGGTTTCATAACCGGGCTTGACCGACCGGTGGATTGGATGTTCCGGCTGGCCACCATTTTGATGGGGCTGCTGTTTTTCTTCTCATTATTTCAGTTTCAGGCCAATCGCCGCACCCTCGACAATGCCGTTTACATCATACTGGGTGGTCTGCTGCTCAATGGCGTGATTGCATTCCTACAGACCCTACCCGGCCGCCCCCTGTTCGGGCTGATCCCTCATCCTGAAACGCCCCGCGCAGTGGGCGTCTTCATGCAACCCAACATTCTTGCTTCGGTTATGGTGATAGGTGTAGTACTGAGCCTGTATCAACTCAGTACACCCGGCTTTAACCAACGCTCACTTTTACTCAAAACGCTAACCTTGACCACCCTGTTTGTGTGCAGCTTTATCGTCATGATCACCGGCTCACGCATCGGTCTGGTTGCACTGGTTCTGTCTGTTCCGCTCGTAGTGGCTGCGCGCTTTACCCTGCTGCGGCGCACGCCAGTCAAGGCGTTGCTTGCAGTTGCCCTGCTGGTATTGGGTACCGGCAGCGGCATCGCGACCAGCGACGGTTTCTGGAAGGCCACTTCCAAACTGGAGCAGCTTGCAGATGAGGGTCGCGATGCACGTCCACACCTCTATCGCATCGCCTGGGATCTGTATACCGATAAACCACTCGCCGGCCACGGCATCGGCAGTTTTCAGCGAGTTTTCCATGATCGTGCCGCAGAATACCTTGAGGCCAGAGGTGGCGAGCCGCTGATCGGCCATGCCCGTTTCAGCCACCCGCATAACGAGCTGCTGTTCTGGGCTATCGAGGGAGGCTCACTTGCGCTGCTGGGCATTGTCGCCATTCTGAGTGCCACACTGATGCAACTTTATCGGCTGGGCTGGCAGCGTGGTGGCGCTATGCTGGCCATTCTGCTTCCCATCACACTGCATACTCAGGTTGAGCTGCCGTTTTACTCCTCCATGTATCATTGGCTGCTGTTCCTGTTTCTGGGCTTTTTGGTCTTCCGTCCATTGCAGCGCTACCGCTGGTTAAACTGGCCCTCTGCGGCGCTTATCCCCATTCCGGCCGCAACAACTGCTTTACTGCTGGCAACCGTCATGTTCTGCACCACCACCTTTGGAACCAGCCGAGACCTGACCCGCTTCCTGCTCTACAAAGAGATCAATCTTGACGAGCTGCGTGCCGCACAGGACAACCTGTATTTCAATGAATTCGCGACCATGCTGACACTGAAGGCACTGCTCAATCAGGATCTGACACAGGGCACGCAACACTGGACGCAGATTTATATCGACTGGATTGAGACATACCTACTCCACACCCCGGAAACATCATCCTTCCATGACTTGGCGCTGGCATACCACCACCTGGGCATGACCGGCAATGCCGAAGCAACGATCGAGCGCGGGTTGTATCTTTTCCCGCAACACCCGGTTATCTCCAGCTCCTACCAAAAGCTTGAAGAACGCGAGCCGCTGCTAGCCGCCTCCACCCCTGAGGGCAGCCAGGCGCAATAA